The following are from one region of the Bradyrhizobium septentrionale genome:
- a CDS encoding YkgB family protein codes for MTTLSNTTLANTTQNPLVRALYRSGLLAEDLDYHIVRASMVIMFLFFGYQKWFPYEFERLVPFISNGPLIWWLYPVFGHAGASYFLGASEWTFGSLLLAGFWDKRLGVLGALGSTGTFIATVTIIPFMPEGWDVAAGGFPAMTGNVPFLMKDVVLLAVSLYLLRQDVVRLIRQ; via the coding sequence ATGACCACGCTTTCCAACACCACGCTTGCCAACACCACGCAAAATCCGCTTGTTCGCGCGCTGTATCGGTCCGGCCTGCTCGCGGAGGATCTCGACTACCATATCGTCCGGGCCTCGATGGTGATCATGTTCCTGTTCTTCGGTTACCAGAAGTGGTTTCCGTACGAATTCGAACGGCTGGTCCCGTTCATCAGCAACGGGCCGCTGATCTGGTGGCTGTATCCGGTCTTCGGCCATGCCGGCGCCAGCTATTTTCTCGGCGCCTCGGAATGGACCTTCGGATCCCTGCTGCTCGCAGGCTTCTGGGACAAGCGGCTCGGCGTGCTCGGCGCGCTCGGCTCAACCGGCACGTTCATCGCGACGGTCACCATCATCCCGTTCATGCCGGAAGGCTGGGACGTTGCGGCCGGAGGTTTCCCTGCGATGACCGGCAACGTGCCCTTCCTGATGAAGGATGTCGTCCTGCTCGCCGTCTCGCTCTACCTGCTGAGGCAGGACGTGGTTCGCCTCATCAGGCAATAG
- a CDS encoding cobyrinate a,c-diamide synthase, whose translation MSAGLVISAPASGVGKTTLTLALARAYRNRGLKVQCLKSGPDYIDPAFHAVATGRASVNLDSWAMARDAIECLASRGADADLVLAEGSMGLFDGVAARGVSGTGATADIAEMMGWPVLLAIDPSGQAQTAAAIAAGLRDFRTGVRLAGVVLNRVASKRHEDLVRGAMAGAGIAVLGALPRHAEIALPKRHLGLVQAEEQAEIDGLIEEAARFVAEHVDLDAVLQSAHVRSVQSSTRSFVDTPPGQRIALARDAAFSFVYPHMLEAWRAAGAEITTFSPLADEGPDADADVCWLPGGYPELHAGRLAANGRFLGGLRAFAATKPVHGECGGYMVLGSALTDADDVRHEMAGLLGLETSYAKRRMHLGYRLAELVAPMPGHEPGARLRGHEFHYSTIIAQPDTPLAAVRDATGAIVAETGSRRGRATGTFFHLIAEDR comes from the coding sequence ATGAGCGCGGGACTTGTGATCTCGGCGCCGGCATCCGGCGTCGGCAAGACGACGCTGACCTTGGCGCTCGCCCGCGCCTATCGGAATCGCGGGCTGAAGGTGCAGTGCCTGAAGAGCGGGCCTGACTATATCGATCCCGCCTTTCATGCGGTGGCCACAGGACGCGCGTCCGTCAATCTCGATAGCTGGGCCATGGCGCGCGACGCGATCGAGTGCCTGGCGAGCCGCGGCGCGGACGCCGACCTGGTGTTGGCCGAGGGCTCGATGGGCCTGTTCGACGGCGTTGCCGCGCGCGGCGTGTCCGGCACCGGCGCCACCGCTGATATCGCCGAGATGATGGGGTGGCCGGTGTTGCTGGCGATCGATCCTTCCGGCCAGGCACAAACCGCGGCGGCGATCGCGGCTGGACTACGCGATTTCCGCACCGGCGTGCGGTTGGCGGGCGTCGTTCTCAACCGCGTTGCAAGCAAGCGGCATGAGGATCTGGTGCGCGGCGCCATGGCAGGCGCGGGCATTGCTGTGTTGGGTGCGCTGCCCCGCCATGCCGAGATTGCCTTGCCGAAGCGTCATCTCGGCCTGGTGCAGGCCGAAGAGCAGGCCGAGATCGACGGCCTGATCGAGGAAGCCGCGCGCTTCGTCGCCGAGCATGTCGATCTCGACGCCGTGCTGCAATCGGCCCATGTCCGGTCAGTGCAATCGTCCACGCGCAGCTTCGTCGACACGCCGCCCGGCCAGCGCATCGCTCTCGCCCGCGACGCCGCATTCTCTTTCGTCTATCCGCACATGCTCGAAGCCTGGCGCGCGGCGGGCGCGGAGATCACGACGTTCTCGCCGCTTGCCGACGAAGGCCCCGACGCCGACGCCGATGTCTGTTGGCTGCCCGGCGGCTATCCCGAACTGCATGCCGGCCGGCTTGCCGCCAACGGGAGGTTTCTCGGCGGCCTTCGTGCCTTCGCCGCGACAAAGCCGGTGCATGGCGAATGCGGCGGCTACATGGTGCTGGGCAGCGCGCTGACCGACGCCGACGATGTGCGCCATGAGATGGCGGGCTTGCTCGGCCTGGAGACGAGCTATGCCAAACGCCGCATGCATCTGGGCTACCGGCTTGCCGAGCTCGTTGCACCGATGCCGGGGCACGAGCCGGGCGCGCGCCTGCGCGGCCACGAGTTTCACTACTCGACGATCATCGCGCAGCCGGATACGCCGCTCGCGGCGGTGCGCGATGCGACCGGCGCGATCGTGGCCGAAACCGGATCGCGGCGCGGCCGTGCAACGGGGACATTCTTTCATCTGATCGCGGAGGACCGGTGA
- the cobA gene encoding uroporphyrinogen-III C-methyltransferase, with amino-acid sequence MSGFVSFVSAGPGDPELLTVKGAARLREADVVLYDDLASGAILDLARSGANLVAVGKRAGRLSARQHHVSRLLVDYAATGVRVVRLKSGDAGIFGRLEEEIEALRAAGTGYEIVPGVTSASVAAAQAGIPLTRRLTSRRVQFVTGADVTGELPADLNWAALADPEATTVVYMGRRTFPALAARLIAHGLAPETPALLAESLGHADERLVRTTIADLAEQLTHAGAATAAAIILFGALAPDQG; translated from the coding sequence GTGAGCGGATTCGTCTCCTTCGTCTCGGCCGGCCCCGGCGACCCCGAACTCCTGACGGTGAAAGGGGCCGCGCGGCTGCGCGAGGCCGACGTGGTGCTGTACGATGACCTTGCCTCGGGCGCGATCCTCGATCTCGCGCGCAGCGGCGCCAATCTTGTCGCGGTCGGCAAGCGTGCCGGCCGGCTGTCGGCCAGGCAGCATCATGTCAGCCGGCTGCTGGTCGATTATGCCGCGACCGGCGTGCGCGTGGTGCGCCTGAAATCAGGCGACGCCGGCATCTTCGGACGGCTCGAGGAGGAGATCGAGGCGCTGCGCGCGGCCGGCACCGGCTACGAGATCGTTCCCGGCGTGACCTCGGCCTCGGTCGCCGCCGCGCAAGCCGGCATTCCACTGACGCGACGGCTAACCTCGCGCCGGGTGCAGTTCGTGACCGGCGCCGACGTCACCGGTGAATTGCCGGCGGACCTGAATTGGGCGGCGCTGGCCGATCCGGAAGCAACCACCGTCGTCTATATGGGCCGCCGGACTTTCCCCGCGCTGGCGGCAAGGCTGATCGCGCACGGCCTTGCGCCCGAGACGCCGGCACTGCTGGCCGAGTCGCTCGGTCATGCCGACGAACGGCTTGTCCGCACCACGATCGCGGACCTTGCCGAACAGCTCACGCATGCGGGTGCCGCAACGGCGGCCGCAATTATTCTGTTCGGTGCTTTGGCGCCGGACCAAGGGTGA
- a CDS encoding carboxymuconolactone decarboxylase family protein: protein MSRLSVPNLETDTGPSGQIYAQIKKAIGSVPNTYAAIAAHGPAALKAVLAADAVLAGGSLPKRDQEVIKLVISAAGGCDYCVAAHSHLARLAGVKADALKQIRDGEPSGDTKRDALVNFVRKLAQSSGTVSAEDFAAIRAAGYSDAQLVEISLAFATTVFTNVFNRINDTDIDFPAVA from the coding sequence ATGTCCCGTCTCTCAGTCCCCAATCTCGAAACCGACACCGGCCCGTCGGGCCAGATCTACGCCCAGATCAAGAAGGCGATCGGCAGCGTCCCGAACACCTATGCGGCAATCGCCGCCCACGGTCCGGCCGCGCTGAAGGCAGTGCTCGCCGCCGATGCCGTGCTCGCCGGCGGCAGCCTGCCCAAGCGCGATCAGGAGGTCATCAAGCTCGTGATCAGCGCCGCCGGCGGCTGCGATTACTGTGTCGCCGCGCATTCGCACCTCGCGAGACTCGCCGGCGTGAAGGCCGACGCGCTGAAGCAGATCCGCGACGGCGAGCCGAGCGGCGATACCAAGCGCGATGCGCTGGTCAATTTCGTTCGCAAGCTCGCGCAGTCGAGCGGCACCGTCAGCGCCGAGGACTTCGCCGCGATCCGGGCGGCGGGCTACAGCGACGCGCAACTGGTCGAGATCAGCCTGGCGTTCGCGACCACCGTCTTCACCAACGTCTTCAACCGCATCAACGACACCGACATCGACTTCCCCGCCGTCGCATGA
- a CDS encoding nitroreductase: MPVREEVVIDANGVCGAARNPIDDVIASRLSCRQFSDSPVARSTIEQILRVARFAPSGANIQPWHVYVLAGAAKTEVSAALLHAYEREPGEHVSEYQYYATEFPEPYLSRRQEFGRLFYGSLGIEQSDAAARSRQTAKNFAFFGAPVGLIVTIDRRLAMGSWLDLGMFIQTMMLAAVGRGLQSCPQETLAKYHRILRPMLSIPAEQMVACGISMGHPREQARARLMPRADVEAFASFKGFEN, encoded by the coding sequence ATGCCCGTTCGTGAAGAAGTCGTGATTGATGCGAACGGGGTGTGCGGGGCTGCGCGCAATCCGATCGACGACGTGATCGCGAGCCGGCTTTCGTGCCGTCAGTTCTCCGACAGTCCGGTCGCGCGGTCGACCATTGAGCAAATCCTGCGTGTGGCGCGGTTTGCGCCGAGTGGCGCAAACATCCAGCCCTGGCATGTCTACGTGCTCGCGGGCGCTGCCAAGACCGAGGTATCGGCAGCCCTTCTGCACGCCTATGAGCGGGAGCCGGGCGAGCACGTCTCCGAGTACCAATACTACGCCACCGAATTCCCCGAGCCGTATCTCAGCCGTCGCCAGGAGTTCGGACGATTGTTCTATGGCTCGCTCGGAATAGAGCAGAGCGACGCCGCGGCGCGGAGCAGGCAGACTGCCAAGAATTTTGCCTTCTTCGGTGCGCCGGTCGGATTGATCGTGACCATCGATCGCCGGCTCGCCATGGGAAGCTGGCTCGATCTCGGCATGTTCATCCAGACCATGATGTTGGCTGCGGTGGGACGCGGACTGCAATCCTGCCCGCAGGAAACGCTCGCCAAGTACCACCGGATCTTGCGTCCGATGCTGTCGATCCCTGCGGAGCAGATGGTGGCTTGCGGGATCTCGATGGGCCACCCGAGGGAGCAGGCGAGGGCGCGGCTGATGCCGCGCGCGGATGTGGAGGCGTTTGCCTCCTTCAAGGGATTCGAGAACTAG
- a CDS encoding peroxiredoxin-like family protein — protein MSLQAKLDAFKADFEAGKPPYSVPRPVVEIMHRATAELIASGAAQRAKRAGDVAPTFSLRDPDGNFVHSADLLQRGPLVLSFYRGVWCPYCNMELQALEAAKPAFDKYGASLVAISPQTAPNSRKSVRQNKLSFPILSDVKGEVSEAFGLRFHLPDYLVALYMQLKNDLPTFNDDPSWTLPMPGRYVIGQNGVILYSEVNPDYTSRPEPEDMIPVLQQAAAVRA, from the coding sequence ATGTCGCTTCAAGCCAAGCTCGATGCCTTCAAAGCCGATTTCGAAGCCGGAAAGCCGCCCTACAGCGTTCCCCGGCCGGTCGTCGAGATCATGCACCGCGCCACCGCGGAGCTGATCGCGTCCGGCGCCGCGCAACGCGCCAAGCGGGCCGGCGACGTCGCCCCCACCTTTTCGCTCAGGGACCCCGACGGCAATTTCGTCCACTCGGCGGATCTGCTTCAGCGCGGCCCGCTGGTGCTCAGCTTCTACCGCGGCGTCTGGTGCCCATATTGCAACATGGAGCTGCAGGCGCTCGAAGCCGCCAAGCCGGCATTCGACAAATACGGCGCCTCGCTGGTTGCGATCTCGCCGCAGACCGCACCGAACAGCCGCAAATCGGTGCGCCAGAACAAGCTCTCCTTCCCGATCCTGTCCGACGTGAAAGGCGAGGTCAGCGAGGCCTTCGGACTGCGCTTCCATCTGCCCGACTATCTGGTCGCGCTCTACATGCAGCTGAAAAACGATCTGCCGACCTTCAACGACGATCCGAGCTGGACCCTGCCGATGCCGGGGCGCTACGTGATCGGACAGAACGGCGTGATCCTCTACTCCGAAGTCAACCCGGACTACACAAGCCGCCCGGAGCCGGAAGACATGATCCCGGTTCTGCAGCAGGCCGCCGCCGTGCGGGCGTGA
- a CDS encoding ABC transporter substrate-binding protein — MKPCVRSARSGVRKSVGLALTLLAVAPSAVAQNGPVRLGVLTDMSSLYADNGGLGSVVAAQMAVDDLKGNVLGRPIEIVAGDHQNKADIGSAIARRWLENENVEAILDVPNSAVALAVQGITRDKKKLFLATGAATSRLTGDECSQTGIHWTYDTYALSQGTTRAISRLGAKSWFFLSADYSLGAQLEADSRKVIDATGGKVVGAVKHPINTPDFSSFLLQAQASKADVIALADAGGDFINAVKQAGEFGVTRGQKLAGLIVFIADIHSLGLQNAQGLMLSSAFYWDLNEETRAWSKRFIEKTKKVPTMIHAGTYGAVMHYLKAVEATGTLDGPTVAAKMRELPVNDFMTRNGKIRQDGRLVRDMYLFRVKAPEESKYQFDYYQLLATIPGDEAFRPTEDGGCPFVKKS; from the coding sequence ATGAAGCCCTGCGTGAGATCGGCCCGAAGTGGTGTGCGCAAATCAGTTGGACTGGCGCTGACGCTCCTGGCTGTGGCGCCGTCCGCGGTTGCACAGAACGGGCCGGTCAGGCTCGGCGTGCTGACTGACATGTCGTCGCTCTACGCAGATAATGGCGGCCTGGGCTCGGTCGTCGCGGCGCAGATGGCGGTGGATGATTTGAAGGGCAACGTGCTTGGGCGGCCGATCGAGATCGTCGCGGGCGATCATCAGAACAAGGCGGATATCGGCTCGGCGATCGCGCGGCGATGGCTGGAGAACGAGAACGTCGAGGCGATTCTCGATGTTCCGAATTCCGCGGTCGCGCTGGCCGTGCAGGGCATCACGCGCGACAAGAAGAAGCTGTTTCTCGCCACCGGCGCAGCGACGTCGCGGCTGACCGGCGACGAGTGCTCGCAGACCGGCATCCACTGGACTTACGACACCTATGCGCTGTCGCAGGGTACGACGCGCGCGATCTCGCGTCTCGGCGCCAAGTCCTGGTTCTTCCTGTCGGCCGATTATTCACTCGGCGCGCAACTCGAGGCGGACAGCCGCAAGGTGATCGACGCCACCGGCGGCAAGGTGGTCGGCGCGGTGAAGCACCCGATCAACACGCCCGATTTCTCGTCCTTCCTGCTGCAGGCGCAGGCCTCCAAGGCCGACGTGATCGCGCTCGCCGACGCCGGCGGCGATTTTATCAACGCCGTGAAGCAGGCGGGCGAGTTCGGCGTGACGCGTGGGCAAAAGCTTGCCGGCCTGATCGTCTTCATCGCCGACATCCACAGCCTCGGCCTGCAAAACGCGCAGGGCCTGATGCTCAGCTCAGCCTTCTACTGGGACCTCAACGAAGAGACGCGGGCGTGGTCGAAGCGCTTCATCGAGAAGACGAAGAAAGTGCCCACCATGATTCACGCCGGTACCTATGGCGCTGTCATGCACTACCTCAAGGCAGTCGAAGCCACCGGTACGCTCGATGGGCCGACCGTCGCCGCCAAGATGCGCGAATTGCCGGTGAATGATTTCATGACCCGTAACGGCAAGATCCGGCAGGACGGAAGGCTGGTCCGCGACATGTATCTGTTCCGCGTCAAGGCTCCGGAAGAGTCGAAGTACCAGTTCGATTACTACCAGCTGTTGGCGACGATCCCGGGGGACGAAGCTTTCAGACCGACGGAGGACGGCGGATGCCCGTTCGTGAAGAAGTCGTGA
- a CDS encoding LysR family transcriptional regulator: MSVSFKTLDLNLLKVFDAVMEERSVLRASQKVALSQSAVSHSLARLREMLDDDLFVRTATGMQPTARALTMAPQVRQALRSLEAAVELPTFVPAVSTKPFTLAANDFTTMVLAPPLLKILSREAPGIDLTIKPVTRIDLAEQIDLGRIDVAIGVFSSPPSRFRTALLFEYDDVLIVGKKRKLGRLDKAKLATLPLVVVSFGGEQEGAIGGYISERGLARRSEMYDRSALERALSDSDRPPRIAVSLPHFLALPALLIESELAAIVPRPLARALEQAHAITTHELPYSTTPVEVRLLWHERVEDEPSHEWLHEVLRRATEELRRGR, translated from the coding sequence GTGTCCGTTTCCTTCAAGACACTGGACCTGAACCTGCTCAAGGTGTTCGACGCCGTCATGGAGGAGCGCAGCGTGCTGCGCGCCAGCCAGAAGGTCGCGCTGAGCCAGTCCGCCGTGAGCCACTCGCTGGCGCGGCTGCGCGAGATGCTGGATGACGACCTGTTCGTGCGCACCGCGACCGGCATGCAGCCGACGGCCCGCGCGTTGACGATGGCCCCGCAGGTGCGCCAGGCGCTGCGATCGCTGGAGGCCGCGGTCGAGCTGCCGACCTTCGTTCCGGCGGTCTCGACCAAGCCGTTCACGCTCGCCGCCAACGATTTCACGACGATGGTGCTGGCGCCGCCGCTCTTGAAGATCTTGAGCCGGGAGGCTCCGGGAATCGATCTCACCATCAAGCCGGTGACGCGAATCGATCTCGCCGAACAGATCGACCTCGGCCGCATCGATGTCGCGATCGGCGTGTTCTCGTCGCCGCCGAGCCGCTTCCGCACCGCCCTGCTGTTCGAATATGACGACGTGCTGATCGTCGGCAAAAAGCGCAAGCTCGGCCGGCTCGACAAGGCAAAGCTCGCGACCCTGCCGCTGGTCGTCGTGTCCTTTGGTGGCGAACAGGAGGGCGCGATCGGCGGTTACATCTCCGAGCGCGGGCTTGCCAGACGTTCGGAGATGTATGACCGCTCCGCGCTTGAACGGGCGCTGTCCGACAGCGACCGGCCGCCACGGATCGCGGTTTCGCTGCCGCATTTCCTTGCCTTGCCGGCGCTGCTGATCGAGTCCGAACTGGCGGCGATCGTTCCGCGGCCACTGGCGCGCGCGCTCGAGCAGGCGCATGCGATCACGACCCATGAGCTGCCTTACAGCACAACGCCCGTCGAGGTTCGGCTGCTCTGGCACGAACGGGTCGAGGACGAACCGTCGCACGAATGGCTTCACGAGGTGCTCCGCCGCGCCACCGAGGAGTTGAGGCGCGGGCGTTAG
- the cobM gene encoding precorrin-4 C(11)-methyltransferase, with the protein MTVHFIGAGPGAADLLTLRGRDLIASCPVCLYAGSLVPDGVLAHCPGDARIVNTAPMSLDEIIAEIAAAHAEGKDVARLHSGDLSIWSAMGEQLRRLRALQIPYSVTPGVPAFSAAAAALESELTLPGLTQSVVLTRTPGRASAMPDGETLTAFAATGAVLAIHLSIHLLDKVVAELTPHYGADCPVAIVWRASWPDQRIVRATLSTLDAAIGPELERTALILVGKTLGADEFAESRLYAADYDRRYRPVGAEPRFPEPSR; encoded by the coding sequence ATGACGGTGCATTTCATCGGCGCAGGGCCAGGCGCCGCCGATCTCCTGACCTTGCGCGGGCGCGATCTGATCGCCTCTTGCCCGGTCTGTCTTTATGCCGGATCGCTCGTGCCGGATGGTGTTCTGGCGCATTGCCCCGGGGATGCGCGCATCGTCAACACCGCGCCGATGTCACTCGACGAGATCATCGCCGAGATCGCTGCGGCGCATGCGGAGGGCAAGGACGTCGCGCGGCTGCATTCGGGCGATCTCTCGATCTGGTCGGCGATGGGCGAACAGTTGCGCCGGCTGCGCGCATTGCAGATTCCCTATTCGGTGACACCGGGCGTGCCGGCCTTCTCGGCAGCCGCGGCGGCACTGGAGTCCGAGCTCACGCTGCCGGGCCTCACTCAATCGGTGGTGCTGACACGCACGCCGGGCAGGGCAAGCGCGATGCCCGACGGCGAAACGCTCACAGCCTTCGCCGCGACCGGCGCGGTGCTCGCGATCCATCTCTCGATCCATTTGCTGGACAAGGTCGTTGCCGAGCTCACGCCGCACTATGGCGCGGACTGTCCGGTGGCGATCGTCTGGCGTGCGAGCTGGCCGGACCAGCGCATCGTGCGCGCCACGCTTTCGACCCTCGATGCCGCTATTGGCCCAGAACTCGAACGCACCGCGCTGATCCTGGTCGGCAAGACGCTGGGTGCGGATGAATTCGCCGAAAGCCGTCTCTATGCGGCCGATTACGACCGCCGCTACCGTCCGGTGGGAGCCGAGCCACGCTTTCCGGAACCATCGCGATGA
- a CDS encoding AraC family transcriptional regulator translates to MMPVRGRLDLRCSYSVPWRIDQGPGATNEIPYHAVLAGSAILDDPAGGRPLLLKAGDILLLPGNPRHVMHDGSGATPLPARNRAAQNFTISENLGSDERLDLLCGHFAIAPPHDRLLRNYLPPRLVVHAGPRVGKGTAAQLAGLVSLMRSETADDHLGGRAMLNALSTAMFALVLRLASETDAKSRGLLALVGDPRLAPAVAAMFNAPARAWSLPELARLCNMSRATLARQFQDKLGRSASDLLTDVRMTLAANELRRSSLSTGGVAETVGYQSEAAFQRAFKSHMGVTPAQWRKAQHSGPDVLAERVASADPKAMSAAVDR, encoded by the coding sequence ATGATGCCGGTGCGCGGGCGGCTCGACCTTCGCTGCAGCTACAGCGTGCCCTGGCGCATCGACCAGGGTCCGGGCGCGACCAACGAGATTCCCTATCATGCGGTGCTTGCCGGCTCGGCGATCCTGGACGATCCGGCGGGCGGTCGGCCGTTGCTGCTGAAGGCCGGCGACATTCTTCTGCTTCCCGGCAACCCGCGACACGTGATGCATGACGGCAGCGGGGCGACACCGCTGCCGGCGCGCAACCGGGCGGCGCAGAATTTCACGATCAGCGAAAACCTGGGTTCGGACGAGCGGCTTGACCTGTTGTGCGGACACTTCGCGATTGCACCGCCGCACGACCGTCTGTTGCGCAACTATCTTCCGCCGCGTCTTGTCGTGCATGCCGGACCGCGGGTGGGAAAGGGGACGGCCGCACAGCTCGCCGGACTCGTGTCCCTGATGCGCAGCGAAACGGCGGACGATCATCTGGGCGGCCGCGCCATGCTGAACGCGCTGTCCACGGCAATGTTTGCGCTTGTGCTGCGGCTTGCGAGCGAGACCGACGCGAAGTCGCGCGGTCTTCTTGCACTGGTCGGCGATCCTCGCCTTGCGCCGGCGGTGGCCGCCATGTTCAACGCGCCTGCGCGCGCATGGTCGCTGCCGGAGCTTGCGCGGTTGTGCAACATGTCGCGCGCCACGCTGGCACGGCAGTTCCAGGACAAGCTCGGGCGATCGGCCAGCGATCTGCTCACCGATGTCAGGATGACGCTGGCGGCGAACGAGTTGAGGCGATCGTCGCTCTCGACCGGCGGCGTGGCGGAGACGGTCGGCTATCAGTCGGAGGCCGCATTTCAGCGCGCCTTCAAGAGCCACATGGGCGTCACCCCGGCGCAGTGGCGAAAAGCGCAGCATTCCGGACCGGACGTGCTGGCGGAGCGTGTCGCATCGGCCGATCCGAAGGCGATGTCCGCGGCTGTTGATCGATAG
- a CDS encoding LysR family transcriptional regulator encodes MDRLAAMETFVRVIETGSFSGAARQLRIGQPAVSKSIAQLEEFLGVKLLTRSTRGLTPTEAGLGYLERARRALEEAAEAELAARGAGAGLKGRLRICAAVTFARIHLIPMLPKFLAQNPELELEVVLDDRQIDLVQEGIDVALRIGKMTDSTLTARRIARCKRLVLGTPAYFKRAGTPSTPSELNRHQAIVYLREGSVWSFRRDSTELAVTVQSRLRVTAAEGVRAAVLADVGIAVASEWMFSPELRSGAVRAVLPEWSLPALDLWAVLPGGRAATAKARTFVTFFERAFNE; translated from the coding sequence GTGGACCGCCTGGCGGCAATGGAGACCTTCGTTCGGGTGATCGAAACCGGATCCTTCTCCGGCGCCGCGCGGCAGCTTCGGATCGGCCAGCCGGCGGTCTCGAAGTCCATCGCGCAGCTCGAGGAATTCCTCGGGGTCAAACTGCTCACCCGTTCGACCCGTGGCCTCACCCCGACGGAAGCGGGGTTGGGCTATCTCGAGCGCGCCAGGCGCGCTCTGGAAGAGGCCGCAGAAGCCGAGCTCGCCGCGCGCGGTGCCGGGGCCGGCCTCAAGGGCCGGTTGCGGATCTGCGCCGCCGTCACCTTCGCCCGCATTCATCTCATTCCGATGCTGCCGAAGTTTCTGGCGCAGAACCCGGAGCTCGAGCTCGAGGTCGTGCTCGACGATCGTCAGATCGACCTTGTGCAGGAGGGCATCGACGTGGCGCTGCGAATTGGCAAGATGACGGACTCGACGCTGACCGCACGCCGCATCGCCAGATGCAAACGCCTGGTGCTGGGCACGCCGGCCTATTTCAAGCGCGCCGGCACGCCGTCCACGCCGAGCGAGCTGAACCGGCATCAGGCCATCGTGTATCTGCGCGAGGGCAGCGTGTGGTCGTTCCGGCGCGACAGCACAGAGCTCGCCGTCACCGTGCAGAGCCGGCTGCGGGTGACCGCCGCCGAAGGCGTCAGGGCTGCAGTGCTCGCCGATGTGGGCATCGCCGTCGCATCGGAATGGATGTTCAGCCCCGAACTCCGGTCGGGCGCCGTACGGGCGGTGTTGCCGGAATGGAGCCTTCCCGCGCTCGATCTCTGGGCCGTGCTTCCGGGCGGGCGCGCCGCGACCGCCAAGGCGCGGACCTTCGTGACGTTCTTCGAGCGCGCGTTCAACGAATGA
- the cobF gene encoding precorrin-6A synthase (deacetylating), which produces MLTLSLIGIGCGDPRQLTLAAISAINAADLILIPRKGTAKSDLAELRRTICAEALSNDRTRIAEFDLPVRDAGEEDYRRGVDDWHDAVAATWSQEIARHLGGEGRVALLIWGDPSLYDSSLRIARRLDPLPSIEVIPGITSIQALCAAHALPLNEIGEPFLVTTGRRLREGGWPSGVNTVVVMLDGGAAFQTLDPAGLRIWWGAYLGMADQIIMAGELAEVGPRIVAARREARERHGWIMDCYILKRQS; this is translated from the coding sequence ATGCTGACGCTTTCGCTGATCGGCATCGGTTGCGGTGATCCCCGGCAGCTCACCCTCGCTGCGATCTCTGCGATCAATGCAGCCGATCTGATCCTGATTCCGCGCAAGGGGACCGCGAAGTCGGATCTTGCCGAATTGCGGCGAACGATTTGCGCGGAGGCATTGAGCAACGACCGGACACGCATCGCCGAATTCGACCTGCCGGTGCGCGATGCCGGCGAGGAGGATTATCGCAGGGGCGTGGACGATTGGCATGATGCGGTGGCCGCGACCTGGTCGCAGGAAATCGCGCGCCATCTCGGCGGCGAGGGCCGGGTTGCCCTGCTGATCTGGGGCGATCCGTCGCTCTACGATTCAAGCCTGCGGATTGCGCGACGGCTCGATCCGCTGCCATCAATCGAAGTCATCCCCGGCATCACGTCGATCCAGGCGCTGTGCGCGGCGCATGCGCTGCCGCTCAACGAGATCGGCGAGCCGTTCCTGGTCACCACCGGCCGGCGGCTGCGCGAGGGCGGCTGGCCGTCCGGCGTGAACACCGTGGTCGTGATGCTCGACGGCGGCGCGGCCTTCCAGACGCTGGATCCGGCAGGGCTCCGGATCTGGTGGGGCGCCTATCTCGGCATGGCGGATCAGATCATCATGGCCGGAGAGTTGGCCGAGGTCGGCCCTCGCATCGTCGCCGCGCGGCGTGAGGCGCGCGAGCGGCACGGCTGGATCATGGACTGCTACATCCTCAAGCGACAATCATGA